CGGTAATGTTTTGCTCAGCACAGGCCACACAGCCAATGGTCAGAGCGCAGAGGATAAGTTGTCGTGCATTCATGTTCGCCTCACTTTTACTATAGAGGGTTCACTGAAGTAGCCGGGCAAGCTACTCCCATCTTCCCACATCCCAAGATGGGTACGGTATGCCACAGATTCAAATGTAGCAAGTGAAGGTTTCTACTTTGCGCTATTTCCCGTGATAAAACTTATTTCGGGGTTCAGTAGGGGCAGCACAAGAGGTTAGCAGCGGGTTAGGTAAGTAGGTAGATCCCGACGAGAGCCACAAATGTGCCTAAAATCGCTCTTCTACTTAGCTCTTCACCTCTCACCTTGGCGATGGCCAGAGCAAAGAGCGGGCTGGTGGATAGCAGCGTCTGGGCCACAGCGGCTGAGGTGTATTTTAGGGAAATTTGCTGGAGCCAAAGCCCGAGAAATGTCCCCATGACGGTGGCCCAAAAAACCATCACCCATAGTTTTCTACCTAAGGTGCCCTGTGAAATTTTTCTTCCAAGCGCGGCGGTACCCTGTTTTGGCATAAAGCTCCCCGCAATGAGAAGGCCGGCCAGAGCCGCCATCAAACGAATGAACGCAGCCCATAACGGATCCAAGGCATGATCGATGAGAACGATATGCGCCATCACCACGCCAGTGGCTTGAGAGATGGAAGCGATGACCGCGAGTATCAGTCCAACTCGAAATACGTCTGGTGCAATTTGCAGCTCGCCGGGCTGACTGCGCTCTAAGACAACTGATGTAACCCCAGCAACGGTTACCAGCACGCCGCACCAAGCAGCCAACGTGAGTTCTTCTTGGATGGCCACCAGGGCGATGAGGCCGGTGAGCGGGGGAGTGAGTGACTCGATAAGAAGTGCTCGTCTGGGGCCTATTCTGCTCAACGCCCCGAAAAAAGCTGTGTCACCAATTGTGATGCCAAGGATTCCGCTAAGTCCTAAAAGCAGACCTTGCATGGTCCAGATTTCTTCTGGAATTCGTTCGAGAGCCACGGCGCAGCCGCCCAGTAGAATCGATGCAATGACGCCCTTAGATATGTTGAGCTGGATTGGAGAGAGTTGCCGGCCAGCTGCCGCAAACATAAATGTTGCGCTGGCCCATAGACCAGCGGCACTGAGTGCAGCGAGTTCACCTGTATACATCATGGAAAATCCCTCGCGTCTCGAAGGGCATTGGAGACACGCGGTAGCTTTATAGAATTTAATCTAGAGGGGCTAGATATGAAACCGTTTAAACTTGATTTAGTTGGTCACCGAAAAAAAGGTGCAAAGACTCAAGGCTTGGGATGCGTTGGACGCTGGGCGGGAGTTGAAGTTGGTTTAGGAGATAATCCGGACCGCCGACCCATACATTGTAGAGTGTACTTAATTCCATAATGCCTTGTTCAATCTCACTGGCGTGATCTGGGCTGAGAATAGTTTGGACAGCCAAGAGGACCGCTTGGGGTTTCACACAATGCGCCGCTTCTTGGATTTCCTCATAAGGAATGTTGGGCCCCAGATAGACCGGGTTCCAGCCTTGGTGGGTCGCCAAGATACCCGCAATATTGGCTCCGAATTCATGCAGGCACGAAGGAGGAGTTGCAATAATAACCTTGGGGCCATCAAGGTGAAAACCAGCTTGCTTACGAACGGTGTAGAGCGTGCCTTTGACGATTTCGGTTGCCAAGTGCTCTTGTCCTACTCCGATGTCGCCGTCTGCCCAAAGTTCACCTATCTTTCTCATTAACGGAGCGACCATGAAGAGAAGAAATGACCGCGTGTCTAAATAGAGAGATGCATTGGTGAGAACGTTGGATGCTTCGGCGCAATCGTACTCGTCAATAGCTTGAAGAAAACGGTTGAGTGTATGTTCGTAAACAACGGAATCGTCCTCAACAACTTTCTCAGCAGGCTGAACAGGGTCAAGCGTGTCGGCATGAACAATTTGCAGGAGTTGGTCCTCTTCGAGTCTGGCAATTTCGCTGATTGCATGGCCGGCTCGAATAGCTTCTCGCAATAGAGCGAGGCGCCGAACGTCTTCCATGGTGAAGCGTCGAGCATTGCCCTGTGAGCGTCTCGGCACAACTGCCTTATAGCGCCTTTGCCAAGCGCGAATGGTCTCTGCTTTTAGCCCGGTGAGTTGAACTACGGCACGCATTGGGTAGAGGCCATCGGGGACCAATTGAGGTTCCCCGTTGGCTGTCTGATTACTTCGCTTCCGCTCATTTGAAAACATTTCCATTGCTGGTGGAGTTTCCACAAGTCGCGGCTCAAAGTCGGTCTGTCTTTTGGTGGGAAGCATTATGCTGATGCACCTAGGTTACTTCCATGCCAAATTGAGACTTCAACGCCATCATCGATGGCTTCAAAATATTCCATGGGTGCTTTGTAATGAACACTTGTGTATTTACCGCCGGTGCGAACGTAAT
The sequence above is a segment of the Deltaproteobacteria bacterium genome. Coding sequences within it:
- a CDS encoding DMT family transporter — its product is MMYTGELAALSAAGLWASATFMFAAAGRQLSPIQLNISKGVIASILLGGCAVALERIPEEIWTMQGLLLGLSGILGITIGDTAFFGALSRIGPRRALLIESLTPPLTGLIALVAIQEELTLAAWCGVLVTVAGVTSVVLERSQPGELQIAPDVFRVGLILAVIASISQATGVVMAHIVLIDHALDPLWAAFIRLMAALAGLLIAGSFMPKQGTAALGRKISQGTLGRKLWVMVFWATVMGTFLGLWLQQISLKYTSAAVAQTLLSTSPLFALAIAKVRGEELSRRAILGTFVALVGIYLLT
- a CDS encoding MerR family transcriptional regulator; this encodes MEMFSNERKRSNQTANGEPQLVPDGLYPMRAVVQLTGLKAETIRAWQRRYKAVVPRRSQGNARRFTMEDVRRLALLREAIRAGHAISEIARLEEDQLLQIVHADTLDPVQPAEKVVEDDSVVYEHTLNRFLQAIDEYDCAEASNVLTNASLYLDTRSFLLFMVAPLMRKIGELWADGDIGVGQEHLATEIVKGTLYTVRKQAGFHLDGPKVIIATPPSCLHEFGANIAGILATHQGWNPVYLGPNIPYEEIQEAAHCVKPQAVLLAVQTILSPDHASEIEQGIMELSTLYNVWVGGPDYLLNQLQLPPSVQRIPSLESLHLFFGDQLNQV